Proteins encoded in a region of the Streptomyces sp. NBC_01298 genome:
- a CDS encoding arylamine N-acetyltransferase family protein yields MLNDAQVDAYLDRIGATRPERADLAALRRLQERHCLTVPFENLDYHFAGATVHMDEQVLEKLVDRRRGGGCYEVNPAFGYLLSALGYEVEILPGQVYRPDGPGPFMGHLALRVLLDGEAWLVDVGFGRNSRTPLRFATAEPQQDAHGSYRVVPGEGEAAWGFDVLLNDRPLYRIDDRPVRVADFVPTLWWWRTAPESPFLADVFCSLPTEDGGRITLKGNRLTQITGSERVVEDLADDEAVLAAYRKYFGFDLDALPATPEPGRAGIQTG; encoded by the coding sequence ATGCTGAATGACGCCCAGGTCGATGCGTATCTGGACCGCATCGGTGCGACCCGCCCCGAGCGGGCGGACCTCGCCGCGCTGCGCCGCCTCCAGGAGCGGCACTGCCTGACCGTGCCGTTCGAGAACCTCGACTACCACTTCGCCGGGGCCACCGTCCACATGGACGAGCAGGTCCTGGAGAAGCTGGTGGACCGCCGTCGCGGTGGTGGCTGCTACGAGGTCAACCCCGCCTTCGGGTACCTGCTGAGCGCCCTCGGCTACGAGGTGGAGATCCTGCCCGGGCAGGTCTACCGCCCCGACGGCCCGGGCCCCTTCATGGGCCACCTGGCGCTCCGCGTCCTGCTGGACGGCGAGGCCTGGCTGGTCGACGTCGGCTTCGGCCGCAACAGCCGTACGCCGCTGCGCTTCGCCACCGCCGAGCCGCAGCAGGACGCCCACGGCAGCTACCGGGTCGTGCCCGGCGAGGGCGAGGCCGCCTGGGGGTTCGACGTGCTCCTCAACGACCGCCCGCTCTACCGGATCGACGACCGCCCGGTGCGCGTGGCCGACTTCGTGCCGACCCTGTGGTGGTGGCGGACCGCACCCGAGTCCCCGTTCCTGGCCGACGTGTTCTGCTCCCTGCCGACCGAGGACGGCGGGCGCATCACCCTCAAGGGCAACCGCCTCACCCAGATCACGGGATCGGAGCGCGTCGTGGAGGACCTGGCGGACGACGAAGCCGTGCTCGCGGCCTACCGCAAGTACTTCGGCTTCGACCTGGACGCGCTCCCGGCCACCCCCGAGCCCGGCCGCGCCGGGATCCAGACCGGCTGA
- a CDS encoding YybH family protein has product MTEVLDALLPPTDPAELPAVFEAAFNSGELAAVDRLFAPGAVFVIRPGEAVTEDDRRAANAQFLGLGVPIALTLRHTYVCEDIALLVGDFVISGTDPDGRPVHQEGSATDVARRGPDGRWRYVIDNPSGTDRG; this is encoded by the coding sequence ATGACCGAGGTCCTCGACGCCCTCCTGCCCCCGACCGACCCGGCCGAGCTTCCCGCGGTCTTCGAAGCGGCCTTCAACTCCGGCGAACTGGCCGCGGTGGACCGCCTCTTCGCGCCCGGCGCCGTCTTCGTCATCCGGCCCGGCGAGGCCGTCACCGAAGACGACCGGCGCGCGGCCAACGCCCAGTTCCTGGGACTGGGCGTCCCGATCGCGCTGACCCTGCGGCACACCTATGTCTGCGAGGACATCGCCCTGCTCGTGGGGGACTTCGTGATCTCGGGCACCGACCCGGACGGAAGGCCCGTGCACCAGGAGGGCTCGGCCACCGACGTGGCCCGGCGCGGCCCCGACGGCCGCTGGCGCTACGTGATCGACAACCCGTCCGGCACCGACCGCGGATAG
- a CDS encoding VOC family protein, which translates to MAIRLNHTVLTALDRDVTAEFLIDILGLEPSRRYGPFRVLQLSNDITLDVLGREHALQGAGLGADGTVTPQHYAFLVDDHEFDEIFARIQDRRLPYWGDPFHRHAGVTNTWYGGRGVYFDDPNGHSIEVMTAPYEMD; encoded by the coding sequence GTGGCCATCCGGCTCAACCACACCGTCCTCACCGCCCTCGACCGCGACGTCACCGCGGAGTTCCTGATCGACATCCTGGGGCTCGAACCGAGCCGCCGTTACGGGCCGTTCCGCGTGCTCCAGCTCTCGAACGACATCACCCTCGACGTCCTCGGCCGCGAACACGCCCTCCAGGGCGCCGGCCTGGGCGCCGACGGCACGGTCACCCCGCAGCACTACGCCTTCCTCGTGGACGACCACGAGTTCGACGAGATCTTCGCCCGGATCCAGGACCGCCGGCTGCCCTACTGGGGCGACCCCTTCCACCGCCATGCCGGCGTCACCAACACCTGGTACGGAGGCCGCGGCGTCTACTTCGACGATCCGAACGGCCACAGCATCGAAGTCATGACCGCCCCCTACGAAATGGACTGA
- a CDS encoding FAD-binding oxidoreductase, with protein sequence MPTLEAREAQEALTAPAALSAPVFRPGDEGYDEERLGYNLALDHRPALIVRARDTADVQEAVRYAAAAGLGVAVQATGHGVSRSAEGQLMISTRQMTGVRIDPARRTATVAAGTVWQDVLAATAPHGLAPLNGSNPGVGAIGYTVGGGMGLLGRRYGYAADHVRGLDVVTADGRLRTVTPDREPDLFWALRGGKGNFGVVVSMEIDLFPVAELYGGGLYFGPDMAATALRAYAEWTATVPEEMSSSIQLIRYPDLPVLPEAMRGKYVAHIRIAWSGEDHTRGERLVRPLRALGPVLQDTVATMPYLEVGSIHHEPPFPVAAYDRNTALRELSPAAVEALLELAGPRADAPYFVEIRHHGGAYARPPRTDSAVAGRDAGFMLFSTSIMEPGRLPAIRTAHDLLHRTMEPWGTGGAFVNFFGIDDTGADRVRSAYTESGHARLTALKAAYDPANLFRVNYNIEPAAS encoded by the coding sequence GTGCCCACACTTGAAGCACGAGAAGCACAGGAAGCACTGACCGCACCGGCCGCACTGTCCGCACCGGTCTTCAGGCCCGGGGACGAGGGCTACGACGAGGAGCGGCTCGGCTACAACCTGGCCCTCGATCACCGGCCCGCCCTCATCGTCCGCGCCCGGGACACCGCCGACGTCCAGGAGGCGGTCCGGTACGCGGCCGCGGCCGGCCTGGGCGTCGCCGTACAGGCCACCGGCCACGGCGTCTCCCGTTCGGCCGAGGGCCAGCTGATGATCAGCACCCGGCAGATGACGGGGGTACGGATCGACCCCGCGCGCCGCACCGCGACCGTCGCGGCCGGGACCGTGTGGCAGGACGTCCTCGCCGCGACCGCGCCGCACGGCCTGGCGCCCCTGAACGGATCCAACCCCGGTGTCGGCGCCATCGGTTACACCGTCGGCGGGGGCATGGGACTGCTCGGCCGCCGTTACGGATACGCCGCCGACCACGTCCGCGGTCTGGACGTGGTCACCGCGGACGGCCGGCTCCGCACGGTGACCCCCGACCGGGAGCCGGACCTCTTCTGGGCCCTGCGGGGCGGCAAGGGCAACTTCGGCGTGGTCGTCTCCATGGAGATCGACCTCTTCCCGGTCGCCGAGCTCTACGGCGGCGGACTCTACTTCGGCCCGGACATGGCGGCCACGGCCCTGCGCGCCTACGCGGAGTGGACCGCGACGGTCCCCGAGGAGATGTCCTCCTCCATCCAGCTGATCCGCTACCCCGACCTGCCGGTCCTGCCCGAGGCGATGCGCGGCAAGTACGTCGCCCACATCCGGATCGCCTGGTCCGGAGAGGACCACACCCGGGGCGAGCGCCTGGTGCGGCCGCTGCGCGCTCTCGGCCCGGTGCTCCAGGACACCGTCGCCACGATGCCCTACCTCGAGGTCGGGTCCATCCACCACGAGCCGCCGTTCCCGGTGGCGGCGTACGACCGCAACACGGCGCTGCGCGAGCTGTCCCCCGCCGCCGTCGAGGCCCTGCTCGAACTGGCGGGCCCGCGGGCGGACGCACCGTACTTCGTCGAGATCCGCCACCACGGGGGCGCCTACGCCCGCCCGCCCCGCACCGACAGCGCGGTCGCGGGCCGGGACGCCGGGTTCATGCTCTTCTCCACCTCGATCATGGAGCCCGGCCGGCTGCCCGCCATCCGTACGGCCCATGACCTGCTCCACCGCACGATGGAGCCGTGGGGCACCGGCGGGGCGTTCGTGAACTTCTTCGGCATCGACGACACCGGCGCCGACCGGGTCCGCAGCGCGTACACGGAGTCCGGCCACGCCCGGCTGACGGCGCTCAAGGCGGCGTACGACCCGGCGAACCTGTTCCGGGTGAACTACAACATCGAGCCGGCCGCGAGCTGA
- a CDS encoding NAD(P)H-binding protein yields MSSTQILVTGATGQVGREVLSQLIGAGVPVRAGARTPSRLAAPETVEVVEADLGRPETLPAALAGIEKVFLYAVPQGIGEFLAAAQQAGVKHVVLLSSQTVTESFPGQEPITEMHRSVEEAIVESGIAYTFLRPHNFASNILMWGWPESIRAEQKVRFPYPESHSDVIHEKDIAAVAVKALTEPGHEGQSYFLSGPESVTQRRQLEIIAEVVGKELEFEERTEEQARTDLSATVPAWVADAVFGYWSASDGVPTHLSDNVEKITGRPARTFAEWAADHAREFTG; encoded by the coding sequence ATGTCCAGCACGCAGATCCTGGTCACCGGCGCCACCGGTCAGGTGGGCCGCGAGGTCCTCTCCCAGCTGATCGGGGCCGGCGTCCCGGTCCGGGCCGGCGCCCGCACCCCCTCGCGCCTGGCCGCCCCGGAGACCGTCGAGGTCGTCGAGGCCGACCTCGGCCGCCCCGAGACGCTGCCCGCCGCGCTCGCGGGCATCGAGAAGGTCTTCCTGTACGCCGTTCCGCAGGGCATCGGCGAGTTCCTGGCGGCCGCACAGCAGGCCGGCGTGAAGCACGTCGTGCTGCTGTCGTCCCAGACGGTGACCGAGAGCTTCCCCGGGCAGGAGCCGATCACCGAGATGCACCGTTCGGTGGAGGAGGCGATCGTCGAGTCCGGCATCGCGTACACCTTCCTGCGCCCGCACAACTTCGCCAGCAACATCCTGATGTGGGGCTGGCCCGAGAGCATCCGGGCGGAGCAGAAGGTGCGCTTCCCCTACCCGGAGTCGCACAGCGACGTCATTCACGAGAAGGACATCGCGGCGGTCGCCGTGAAGGCCCTGACCGAGCCGGGCCACGAGGGGCAGAGCTACTTCCTCAGCGGTCCCGAGTCGGTGACGCAGCGCCGCCAGCTGGAGATCATCGCCGAGGTCGTCGGCAAGGAGCTGGAGTTCGAGGAGCGCACCGAGGAGCAGGCGCGTACGGATCTCAGCGCGACCGTGCCGGCCTGGGTCGCCGACGCGGTGTTCGGCTACTGGTCGGCCTCCGACGGCGTGCCGACGCACCTGTCGGACAACGTGGAGAAGATCACCGGACGCCCGGCGCGGACGTTCGCCGAGTGGGCGGCCGATCACGCGCGGGAGTTCACCGGCTGA
- a CDS encoding acyltransferase family protein, with amino-acid sequence MAYGQMIAEGPAAATAEAPTARTDRGTSPDRGTTPERGQSRLPSLTGLRFPAALLVFLYHAALPIPALRLLGDDADVMDFYKAAGQMGGLGVTFFFVLSGFVLSWSARQKDTARAFWRRRFVKIYPNYVVAWVLGMVLFAAAYTPVGTSIANLLMVQVWSPEFNTYFSVTPPSWSLGAEAFFYAAFPVLNNVFRKIRDSHLKYWIAGTVALVVATPMLAYALLPDAPGIPGGEASSVIQYWVTYVLPPVRMVDFALGMLVAHAVQRGRWKNIGMIWSGLLLVAGYVLTAYVPYLYGQRATCIVPVVLLIAAAATADVENRFTIFRNRTMLWLGEISFAFYLLHFVVLAYGRELLGTETYSALATTLLLAAAAGITVVLSWALYAFVERPLTRRFAKSRRADRTSDRVSSGA; translated from the coding sequence ATGGCTTACGGCCAGATGATCGCGGAAGGACCGGCGGCCGCGACCGCCGAGGCTCCCACCGCGCGGACCGACCGGGGCACGAGCCCCGACCGGGGTACGACCCCGGAGCGTGGCCAGAGCCGGCTTCCCTCACTGACCGGACTCCGATTCCCCGCCGCGCTGCTGGTGTTCCTCTACCACGCGGCCCTGCCGATCCCCGCCCTGCGCCTGCTCGGGGACGACGCGGACGTCATGGACTTCTACAAGGCCGCCGGACAGATGGGCGGGCTCGGCGTCACCTTCTTCTTCGTGCTCAGCGGCTTCGTGCTGAGCTGGTCGGCCCGGCAGAAGGACACGGCGCGGGCGTTCTGGCGCCGCCGGTTCGTGAAGATCTACCCGAACTACGTGGTCGCCTGGGTGCTGGGCATGGTGCTCTTCGCCGCCGCCTACACCCCGGTCGGCACCTCGATCGCCAACCTGCTGATGGTCCAGGTGTGGTCGCCGGAGTTCAACACCTACTTCAGCGTCACCCCGCCCAGCTGGTCGCTCGGTGCGGAGGCGTTCTTCTACGCCGCGTTCCCCGTGCTGAACAACGTCTTCCGCAAGATCCGGGACAGCCACCTCAAGTACTGGATCGCCGGCACCGTCGCGCTGGTCGTCGCCACCCCGATGCTCGCCTACGCGCTGCTGCCGGACGCCCCCGGGATCCCCGGCGGCGAGGCCAGCTCCGTGATCCAGTACTGGGTCACCTACGTGCTGCCGCCCGTCCGCATGGTCGACTTCGCGCTCGGCATGCTCGTCGCGCACGCCGTGCAGCGCGGCCGCTGGAAGAACATCGGCATGATCTGGTCGGGGCTCCTGCTCGTGGCCGGCTACGTCCTGACCGCGTACGTCCCCTACCTGTACGGACAGCGCGCCACCTGCATCGTCCCGGTGGTGCTGCTGATCGCCGCCGCCGCCACCGCGGACGTGGAGAACCGGTTCACCATCTTCCGCAACCGCACCATGCTCTGGCTCGGCGAGATCTCCTTCGCCTTCTACCTCCTGCACTTCGTGGTGCTCGCCTACGGACGCGAGCTGCTCGGGACCGAGACCTACTCGGCGCTCGCCACGACCCTGCTGCTCGCCGCCGCCGCGGGCATCACCGTCGTCCTGTCCTGGGCCCTCTACGCCTTCGTCGAGCGGCCGTTGACCCGCCGTTTCGCCAAGTCGCGTCGTGCGGACCGGACCTCGGACCGCGTTTCCTCCGGTGCCTGA
- a CDS encoding alpha/beta fold hydrolase: protein MPIVSAGDARVDYQVRGSGTGLLFVHGTGFGAQGTWGHLADEFAGSRTVLLPDLSGCGATEDDGTELTVEQLAAQVIGVIEEAGNGPVDLVGFSLGAVISATVAATRPDLVRRLVLTAGWAAPEDEYMRNLMSVWRALEDKPDAFGRFGTLTAFSRSFLNGVGREQLEGIIAGNQPSEGALRHIDLNLRLDIRDLLPKIEAETLVIGCTLDATVPVEHSRELHAAIKNSSYAELESGHVVVYEKPAEFVKLVQDFIHQS from the coding sequence ATGCCCATCGTGTCCGCAGGTGACGCCCGCGTGGACTACCAGGTCCGCGGGTCCGGCACCGGCCTGCTCTTCGTCCACGGCACCGGCTTCGGCGCCCAGGGAACCTGGGGCCACCTCGCCGACGAGTTCGCCGGGAGCCGCACCGTGCTCCTGCCGGACCTCTCCGGCTGCGGTGCCACCGAGGACGACGGCACCGAGCTGACCGTGGAGCAGCTCGCCGCCCAGGTGATCGGCGTGATCGAGGAGGCCGGCAACGGCCCGGTCGACCTGGTCGGCTTCTCGCTCGGCGCGGTCATCTCCGCGACGGTCGCCGCCACCCGTCCGGACCTGGTCCGGCGCCTGGTCCTCACGGCCGGCTGGGCCGCCCCCGAGGACGAGTACATGCGCAACCTGATGAGCGTGTGGCGTGCGCTGGAGGACAAGCCGGACGCGTTCGGCCGCTTCGGCACCCTGACCGCTTTCAGCCGCTCCTTCCTCAACGGCGTCGGCCGGGAGCAGCTCGAGGGCATCATCGCCGGCAACCAGCCGAGCGAGGGCGCGCTGCGCCACATCGACCTCAACCTGCGCCTGGACATCCGGGACCTGCTGCCCAAGATCGAGGCCGAGACGCTGGTCATCGGCTGCACCCTGGACGCCACGGTCCCCGTGGAGCACTCCCGGGAACTGCACGCCGCCATCAAGAACAGCTCGTACGCCGAGCTGGAGAGCGGCCACGTGGTGGTCTACGAGAAGCCCGCCGAATTCGTCAAGCTCGTTCAGGACTTCATTCACCAGTCCTGA
- a CDS encoding MFS transporter, producing MSSGTDSRTSASRRPALVLALLALAQLITSLDYNIVYVALPEIGESLDFSSQTLQWVVSAYAVIYGGFLLLGGRASDLLGRRRMFVFGLSLYGVGSLLGGLANGSEFLVAARAVQGLGGAFLFPATLSLVITSFSEGRERNRALAVWAGAGASGMVLGSLLGGVLTQAFGWESVFYVNVPLAVVAIASAYVLIAPDGKRAAGRSFDVPGALTGTAGATLVVFALVQGPESGWASAPVLGAGAAALVLLAVFLVVESRSPEPLLPLRLFRNRNLSAGVATTFMFMATFGSLLYFQTIYFQGVHGYSALQTGLAFLVPMVAGLVGSTLGGRLATRFGTRNTILGALAVGAVGTLMLALAMDPSASYLALVPGLIVLSLGQGALYTSMFAASSSGVDPMEQGIASGIVSTGQQVGGAVGLALLVAVANSITGEEATAAATTDGLRTAVLIAAAAMVVSIGIALNFRRVGADAAGTPAGDPSPEDARTAEDEQSVASVSV from the coding sequence ATGTCGTCGGGCACAGATTCGAGAACATCGGCATCCCGTCGTCCCGCCCTCGTACTGGCGCTTCTCGCGCTGGCTCAGCTCATCACTTCTCTCGACTACAACATCGTTTATGTGGCACTGCCCGAAATCGGCGAAAGCCTCGATTTCTCCTCCCAGACGCTGCAGTGGGTCGTCAGCGCCTACGCCGTGATCTACGGCGGTTTCCTGCTGCTCGGCGGCCGCGCCTCCGACCTCCTCGGCCGCCGCCGCATGTTCGTCTTCGGCCTCTCCCTCTACGGCGTCGGCTCGCTCCTCGGCGGCCTCGCCAACGGCTCGGAGTTCCTGGTCGCGGCGCGAGCGGTGCAGGGCCTGGGCGGCGCGTTCCTCTTCCCCGCCACCCTCTCCCTGGTCATCACCTCCTTCAGCGAGGGCCGCGAGCGCAACCGGGCCCTCGCGGTCTGGGCAGGCGCCGGCGCCAGCGGCATGGTCCTCGGCTCGCTGCTCGGCGGCGTCCTGACCCAGGCCTTCGGCTGGGAGTCGGTCTTCTACGTCAACGTTCCGCTGGCGGTCGTCGCCATCGCCTCGGCCTACGTGCTGATCGCCCCGGACGGCAAGCGCGCCGCCGGCCGCTCCTTCGACGTGCCCGGCGCGCTGACCGGCACCGCCGGTGCCACCCTCGTGGTCTTCGCCCTGGTCCAGGGACCGGAGTCCGGCTGGGCCTCGGCCCCCGTGCTCGGTGCGGGCGCCGCCGCCCTGGTGCTGCTCGCCGTCTTCCTGGTGGTCGAGTCGCGCAGCCCCGAACCGCTGCTGCCGCTGCGGCTGTTCCGCAACCGCAACCTGTCCGCGGGCGTGGCCACCACCTTCATGTTCATGGCGACCTTCGGTTCGCTGCTGTACTTCCAGACCATCTACTTCCAGGGCGTGCACGGCTACAGCGCGCTCCAGACCGGTCTGGCCTTCCTGGTCCCGATGGTCGCGGGGCTGGTCGGCTCCACCCTCGGCGGCCGGCTCGCCACCCGCTTCGGCACCCGCAACACCATCCTGGGGGCCCTGGCCGTGGGCGCCGTGGGCACGCTGATGCTCGCCCTCGCGATGGATCCGTCGGCGTCGTACCTCGCCCTGGTTCCCGGCCTGATCGTGCTCAGCCTCGGCCAGGGGGCGCTCTACACCAGCATGTTCGCCGCGTCCTCGTCCGGCGTGGACCCGATGGAGCAGGGCATCGCCTCCGGCATCGTCTCCACCGGCCAGCAGGTCGGCGGCGCCGTCGGCCTCGCGCTTCTGGTGGCCGTCGCCAACTCGATCACCGGCGAGGAGGCCACCGCGGCGGCGACGACGGACGGTCTGCGCACCGCCGTCCTGATCGCGGCCGCCGCCATGGTCGTCTCGATCGGCATCGCGCTCAACTTCCGCCGTGTCGGGGCCGATGCGGCGGGTACGCCGGCCGGGGACCCGTCCCCGGAGGACGCGCGGACCGCCGAGGACGAGCAGTCCGTGGCCTCGGTCTCCGTCTGA
- the aroC gene encoding chorismate synthase, whose protein sequence is MSRLRWLTAGESHGPALVATLEGLPAGVPVTTELVAEHLARRRLGYGRGARMKFEQDEITFLGGVRHGLSQGSPVAVMIGNTEWPKWETVMSADPVDPSLLKETGRNAALTRPRPGHADLAGMQKYGFSEARPILERASARETAARVALGAIARSFIKEVAGIEIVSHVVELAAAKAPYGVYPTPADVEKLDADPVRCLDADASKQMVAEIDQAHKDGDTLGGVVEVLAYGVPVGLGSHVHWDRRLDARLAAALMGIQAIKGVEVGDGFDLARVPGSQAHDEIVSTPEGLKRTTGRAGGTEGGLTTGELLRVRAAMKPIATVPKALATVDVATGEATVAHHQRSDVCAVPAAGIVAEAMVALVLADAVVEKFGGDSVPETRRNVRSYLDNLRIG, encoded by the coding sequence TTGAGCAGGTTGCGTTGGCTGACGGCCGGAGAATCCCACGGCCCGGCTCTGGTGGCGACGCTGGAGGGGCTTCCCGCCGGCGTTCCGGTCACCACGGAGCTGGTGGCCGAACACCTGGCCCGGCGCCGGCTCGGCTACGGCCGTGGTGCCCGGATGAAGTTCGAGCAGGACGAGATCACGTTCCTCGGCGGTGTCCGGCACGGTTTGTCGCAGGGTTCTCCGGTGGCCGTGATGATCGGGAACACGGAGTGGCCGAAGTGGGAGACGGTCATGTCGGCGGACCCGGTGGATCCCTCGTTGCTGAAGGAGACCGGCCGTAACGCGGCGCTGACCCGGCCGCGGCCGGGTCACGCCGACCTGGCGGGCATGCAGAAGTACGGCTTCTCGGAGGCCCGGCCGATCCTGGAGCGCGCCAGCGCCCGTGAGACCGCGGCCCGTGTGGCCCTGGGTGCCATCGCGCGGTCCTTCATCAAGGAGGTCGCGGGCATCGAGATCGTCTCCCACGTGGTGGAGCTGGCGGCCGCGAAGGCCCCGTACGGCGTGTACCCGACGCCCGCCGATGTCGAGAAGCTCGACGCGGATCCGGTGCGCTGCCTGGACGCGGACGCGTCGAAGCAGATGGTCGCGGAGATCGATCAGGCCCACAAGGACGGTGACACCCTCGGTGGCGTCGTCGAGGTTCTGGCTTACGGGGTGCCCGTGGGTCTGGGCTCGCACGTGCACTGGGACCGGCGCCTGGACGCGCGTCTGGCGGCGGCGCTCATGGGCATCCAGGCCATCAAGGGGGTGGAGGTCGGTGACGGCTTCGACCTGGCCCGGGTGCCCGGCTCGCAGGCGCACGACGAGATCGTGTCCACCCCTGAGGGTCTCAAGCGCACGACCGGCCGTGCCGGTGGTACCGAGGGCGGTCTGACCACCGGTGAACTGCTGCGCGTGCGTGCCGCGATGAAGCCGATCGCGACCGTGCCGAAGGCCCTCGCGACGGTGGACGTGGCCACTGGCGAGGCGACCGTGGCGCACCACCAGCGCTCGGACGTGTGTGCGGTGCCGGCGGCGGGCATCGTGGCGGAGGCCATGGTCGCTCTGGTGCTGGCCGACGCGGTCGTGGAGAAGTTCGGTGGCGACTCGGTTCCCGAGACCCGCCGCAACGTGCGGTCGTACCTCGACAACCTGCGGATCGGCTGA
- a CDS encoding 3-hydroxybenzoate 6-monooxygenase, which produces MADILIAGGGIGGLAAALGLARRGHQVTVLERRDVFTEVGAGIQLGPNAFHALDLLGVGREVRERAVLIDELRFMDGTTGERVAALAVTEKYRARFGNPYAVVHRVDLYLPLLEAARRSPGIELLGGCHVVAYEQWAGGVTAVLADGRRRTGDALIGADGLHSAVRRQLVGDGPPRISGHTIYRSVIPVEEVPEDLRGNAVVLWAGPKWHFVHYPVTGGSHFNLAATRDDGAAEARAGVPAEHGHVMDSFPGLPDAARRVLELGRDWKSWVLCDRDPVDRWTEGRVALLGDAAHPMLQYAAQGACQALEDAVLLSVLLDGSEDDFVQRLEKYNAARRERTARVQLVAREMGRVLYHAAGEARVARNAMLAALSDEDMYEKAAWLHGAYDFAWGDGN; this is translated from the coding sequence ATGGCCGACATACTCATCGCCGGTGGTGGCATCGGTGGACTCGCTGCGGCACTCGGGCTCGCGCGACGCGGCCACCAGGTCACGGTCCTGGAGCGCAGGGACGTCTTCACGGAGGTCGGCGCCGGGATCCAGCTCGGCCCGAACGCCTTCCACGCGCTCGACCTGCTCGGAGTGGGCCGGGAGGTCCGTGAACGCGCCGTCCTCATCGACGAGCTGCGCTTCATGGACGGCACCACCGGCGAGCGGGTCGCGGCCCTTGCGGTGACGGAGAAGTACCGGGCCCGGTTCGGCAACCCGTACGCCGTGGTGCACCGGGTGGACCTCTACCTGCCGCTCCTGGAGGCCGCCCGCCGTTCCCCCGGCATCGAGCTTCTCGGAGGGTGCCACGTCGTCGCGTACGAGCAGTGGGCGGGCGGGGTGACGGCCGTACTCGCCGACGGCAGGCGGCGCACCGGCGACGCCCTCATCGGCGCCGACGGCCTGCACTCCGCGGTCCGCCGGCAGCTGGTCGGCGACGGGCCCCCGCGCATCTCCGGCCACACCATCTACCGCTCGGTGATCCCCGTGGAGGAGGTGCCCGAGGACCTGCGGGGGAACGCCGTGGTCCTGTGGGCGGGCCCGAAGTGGCACTTCGTGCACTACCCGGTCACGGGTGGCAGCCATTTCAATCTGGCCGCGACCCGGGACGACGGAGCCGCGGAGGCCCGGGCCGGGGTCCCGGCCGAGCACGGCCACGTGATGGACTCCTTCCCCGGACTGCCCGACGCGGCCCGCAGGGTGCTGGAGCTGGGGCGGGACTGGAAGTCCTGGGTGCTGTGCGACCGGGACCCGGTGGACCGCTGGACCGAGGGCCGGGTCGCGCTCCTCGGTGACGCCGCGCACCCGATGCTCCAGTACGCGGCGCAGGGTGCGTGCCAGGCCCTCGAGGACGCGGTCCTGCTGTCGGTCCTGCTGGACGGCAGCGAGGACGACTTCGTCCAGCGTCTGGAGAAGTACAACGCGGCGCGCCGGGAGCGTACGGCCCGGGTGCAGCTGGTGGCGCGGGAGATGGGCCGCGTGCTCTACCACGCGGCCGGGGAGGCGCGGGTGGCGCGCAACGCGATGCTGGCCGCGCTGTCCGACGAGGACATGTACGAGAAGGCGGCCTGGTTGCACGGCGCCTACGACTTCGCTTGGGGAGACGGAAATTGA